In Pyramidobacter piscolens W5455, one genomic interval encodes:
- a CDS encoding alpha/beta fold hydrolase produces the protein MEFSFESVFVRRKDNGKKIFVNRCFCPASYDAKNLLCVHGLTSSNHVFDLDYKDYSVARYFARNGYNVWCMDYGGYGLSDKYENGFDVDTENAAKDVVAVAGEICARQHADKLNVLGWSWGSMTSARASAMRPELFRRMAWVGPCFGGTLPTTVVKEPFTTLSYPYCVRVFQRVNGSDTEVDYATVEHGLVSLWVEQVFKNDAGHGRPNGGNRDISAAGDKWLIEPETATCPVLLHFGDKDVYVDKGRVKIALDKLPNGSACNFMKGAGHALWVERDYYRPFRERTLAFFEEE, from the coding sequence ATGGAGTTCTCGTTTGAAAGCGTTTTTGTACGGAGAAAAGACAACGGCAAGAAGATCTTCGTAAACAGGTGCTTCTGTCCGGCCAGCTACGACGCGAAGAACCTGCTTTGCGTACATGGTCTGACGTCGTCGAACCACGTATTTGACCTCGATTACAAGGATTACAGCGTGGCGCGCTATTTCGCGCGAAACGGTTATAACGTCTGGTGCATGGATTACGGCGGCTATGGGCTGTCGGACAAATACGAGAACGGTTTCGATGTGGACACGGAGAACGCGGCGAAGGACGTTGTCGCCGTCGCCGGGGAAATCTGCGCGCGCCAGCATGCCGACAAGCTGAACGTCCTTGGCTGGTCTTGGGGAAGCATGACCTCCGCCCGGGCTTCCGCGATGCGTCCCGAACTGTTCCGAAGAATGGCGTGGGTCGGCCCCTGTTTTGGCGGCACGCTTCCGACGACCGTGGTCAAAGAACCTTTTACCACGCTTTCCTATCCGTATTGCGTGCGCGTGTTTCAAAGGGTGAACGGCTCGGATACGGAAGTCGACTATGCGACGGTGGAGCACGGTTTGGTGAGTCTGTGGGTCGAACAGGTGTTCAAAAACGACGCGGGGCACGGACGTCCCAACGGAGGCAACCGCGACATCTCGGCTGCAGGGGACAAATGGCTGATCGAACCGGAGACGGCCACGTGCCCCGTCCTTCTTCATTTCGGGGACAAAGACGTGTACGTCGACAAAGGACGGGTCAAAATAGCCCTTGACAAGCTACCGAACGGTTCCGCCTGCAATTTCATGAAAGGCGCGGGGCACGCGCTCTGGGTGGAAAGGGATTATTACAGACCCTTCCGCGAGCGGACTCTGGCGTTCTTTGAAGAGGAGTGA
- a CDS encoding DsbA family protein, protein MDESGKKHRVTMFLDVICEWCYLAKGILDSLRGRYDLDVTLLFMEIHPDAPEGGMPMSWHIPEPKKFFAMLNAMGAPYGVRFRDRDVFSNTRKALLAAEYAKSIGKGENFLRAIWRAYMEEGKNISEEAVIEEAAMTAGLGPRALEVAWGAPEWGERLRENAVLNDRCGMDGNVPGFVIDGKYTLSGAQSAKTWEEILQRIERTGD, encoded by the coding sequence ATGGACGAAAGCGGAAAAAAGCACCGTGTCACGATGTTCCTTGACGTTATTTGCGAATGGTGTTACCTGGCCAAAGGGATTTTGGACAGTCTGCGCGGCCGTTACGATCTTGACGTGACCCTGCTCTTTATGGAAATACATCCCGACGCGCCGGAAGGCGGGATGCCCATGAGCTGGCACATCCCCGAACCGAAAAAGTTCTTCGCCATGCTGAACGCGATGGGAGCACCTTACGGCGTCCGTTTCCGCGATAGGGACGTTTTCTCCAACACGCGCAAGGCCCTGCTCGCCGCCGAGTACGCGAAATCCATCGGCAAGGGAGAAAATTTTCTGCGCGCGATCTGGAGAGCCTATATGGAAGAGGGAAAAAACATTTCCGAAGAGGCCGTGATCGAAGAAGCGGCTATGACGGCGGGGCTCGGCCCCCGGGCGCTCGAGGTCGCGTGGGGAGCTCCGGAGTGGGGCGAGCGCCTTCGGGAAAATGCCGTGCTGAACGATCGCTGCGGAATGGACGGCAACGTGCCCGGATTTGTCATCGACGGAAAATACACGCTCTCAGGCGCTCAGTCCGCAAAGACATGGGAAGAGATCCTGCAGAGGATCGAACGGACGGGAGATTGA
- a CDS encoding cupin domain-containing protein has protein sequence MKKYRAGLCLAAALLGAGAAFAAVELKPQKHGQCYTAEQLFILDKKGAGGGMGTLHGEFAFRREQALEDDAIKEIGWMTLKPGAYIGLHSHKDNEDAYLIVSGKGVFTDGNGNAWVVGPGDMTLARPGQSHGLANLSKEDLVFLDIIAKNNAADLEALAKNPTGQCFRLKDLFDKNVEKAGAGKGTGVLYGKFAFRREQATDDQAIKEIGLMTLKKGASIGMHPHVDNDDAYIIIAGTGVFTGSDGKEIEVGPKSVTIAGPGESHALRNDNDQDLVFIDLIARNHALKIAK, from the coding sequence ATGAAAAAATATCGTGCCGGGCTCTGTCTCGCTGCCGCGCTGCTGGGCGCCGGAGCGGCTTTCGCCGCCGTGGAGCTGAAGCCGCAGAAGCACGGCCAGTGCTACACGGCCGAACAGCTCTTCATCCTCGACAAGAAAGGCGCCGGCGGCGGCATGGGCACGCTGCACGGCGAGTTCGCCTTCCGCCGCGAGCAGGCGCTCGAAGACGACGCGATCAAGGAGATCGGCTGGATGACGCTGAAGCCCGGCGCCTACATCGGCCTGCACTCCCACAAGGACAACGAGGACGCCTACCTGATCGTCTCCGGCAAGGGCGTTTTCACCGACGGCAACGGCAACGCCTGGGTCGTCGGCCCCGGCGACATGACGCTGGCCCGCCCCGGCCAGTCGCACGGCCTCGCCAACCTCTCCAAGGAAGACCTCGTGTTCCTCGACATCATCGCCAAGAACAACGCCGCCGACCTTGAAGCGCTCGCGAAGAACCCCACCGGCCAATGCTTCCGGCTGAAAGACCTCTTCGACAAGAACGTCGAGAAGGCCGGCGCGGGCAAGGGCACGGGAGTGCTCTACGGCAAGTTCGCCTTCCGCCGCGAGCAGGCCACCGACGACCAGGCCATCAAGGAGATCGGCCTGATGACCCTGAAAAAGGGCGCTTCCATCGGCATGCATCCGCACGTGGACAACGACGACGCCTACATCATCATCGCCGGCACGGGCGTTTTTACCGGCAGCGACGGCAAGGAGATCGAAGTCGGCCCCAAGTCCGTCACCATCGCCGGCCCCGGCGAGAGCCACGCGCTGCGCAACGACAACGACCAAGACCTGGTCTTCATCGACCTGATCGCCAGGAACCACGCGCTCAAAATCGCCAAATAA
- the fliB gene encoding flagellin lysine-N-methylase, whose product MAEIQQILVPEYFPKFQCKCGACRSCCCKGWGVCVSRDDYFRLVGMNCTASLRKRLDRAFSVLADATPERYAGLNHDWRGRCYLQREDGYCALQRERGEAAIPGVCRLYPRALRVSFEGECSCANSCERTLELLLEQREPLRFLLIEKPASLPDFRIGEDGERARRDRETRDRCLAVLQDRGCPVPRRLMNLGALAGLVPGEAEPDRAAAFRLCALLMGELACDSLSLGDYAREVFALYGLPLDGEALKTAAAAELAPAVEKYVRFSEDFEAEFPEWPVFAEHLLVNHVFFCGFPCSAATESLRKELAAFCAVYALARFAAVGWTRAHRSAEALIDVCAAAFRFIEHGSFARNAPIVLREAGALSPDGVAKLALG is encoded by the coding sequence ATGGCTGAAATTCAGCAAATTCTCGTGCCGGAGTATTTTCCCAAATTCCAGTGCAAGTGCGGCGCCTGCCGCTCGTGCTGCTGCAAAGGCTGGGGCGTTTGCGTGTCCCGGGACGACTACTTCCGCCTGGTGGGCATGAACTGCACGGCCTCGCTGCGCAAACGCCTGGACCGCGCTTTTTCCGTGCTCGCCGACGCGACGCCCGAACGTTACGCGGGCCTGAACCACGACTGGCGCGGCCGCTGCTACCTGCAGCGGGAAGACGGGTACTGCGCGCTGCAGCGGGAGCGCGGCGAAGCGGCGATCCCCGGCGTGTGCCGGCTCTATCCGCGCGCTCTGCGCGTCTCTTTCGAAGGGGAATGCTCCTGCGCCAACAGCTGCGAGCGCACGCTGGAACTGCTTCTGGAGCAGCGGGAGCCGCTGCGCTTTTTGCTCATCGAAAAGCCCGCTTCGCTGCCCGACTTCCGGATCGGCGAAGACGGCGAACGGGCGCGCCGCGACAGAGAGACGCGCGACCGCTGTCTTGCCGTTCTTCAGGACCGCGGTTGTCCTGTGCCGCGGCGGCTGATGAATTTAGGAGCGCTGGCCGGGCTTGTTCCCGGGGAAGCGGAGCCTGACCGCGCCGCGGCTTTTCGCCTCTGCGCGCTGCTGATGGGCGAACTGGCCTGCGACAGCCTCAGTTTGGGCGACTACGCCCGGGAAGTTTTCGCCCTCTACGGCCTCCCTCTCGATGGGGAAGCGCTCAAGACTGCCGCGGCGGCGGAGCTCGCTCCCGCCGTGGAAAAGTACGTTCGTTTTTCGGAAGACTTCGAGGCGGAATTTCCGGAATGGCCGGTTTTTGCCGAACACCTGCTGGTGAATCACGTGTTCTTTTGCGGCTTCCCCTGTTCCGCGGCGACGGAGTCGCTGAGAAAAGAACTGGCAGCGTTCTGCGCCGTTTACGCTCTGGCGCGTTTTGCAGCTGTCGGCTGGACGCGCGCGCACCGGAGCGCGGAAGCCTTGATCGACGTCTGCGCCGCCGCCTTCCGCTTCATCGAACACGGCAGCTTCGCCCGGAACGCGCCCATCGTGCTGCGCGAAGCCGGCGCGCTCTCGCCCGACGGCGTGGCGAAGCTGGCGCTGGGGTAA
- a CDS encoding flavodoxin, translated as MKKFILALTVLALAAGCAPAAPRGKTLVAVFSKTGEQYHVGVIQEGNTMIVAKMIAAATGADLFEIRAANAYPEGYDETTDIARKELRAGVRPELAEDKDIGAYDTVFLGYPIWWGEMPMAVFTFLESHDWKGKTVVPFATHEGSGMGRTQESLQKALPDAKILGGLAVRGAVAQNERPQAQQAVTEWLAKLGL; from the coding sequence ATGAAAAAGTTCATTCTCGCGCTGACCGTCCTGGCGCTGGCCGCCGGCTGCGCCCCGGCCGCGCCGCGGGGCAAAACGCTCGTCGCCGTGTTCTCCAAGACCGGCGAGCAGTACCATGTCGGCGTCATTCAAGAAGGCAACACCATGATCGTCGCCAAGATGATCGCCGCCGCCACCGGCGCCGACCTGTTCGAGATCAGGGCCGCCAACGCCTATCCCGAAGGCTACGACGAGACCACCGACATCGCCAGGAAGGAACTGCGCGCGGGCGTGCGCCCCGAACTGGCCGAGGACAAAGATATCGGCGCCTACGACACGGTCTTTCTTGGCTATCCGATCTGGTGGGGCGAAATGCCCATGGCCGTGTTCACCTTCCTCGAATCCCACGACTGGAAGGGCAAAACCGTGGTTCCGTTCGCCACCCACGAAGGCAGCGGCATGGGGCGCACGCAGGAGTCGCTGCAAAAAGCCCTGCCCGACGCCAAGATCCTTGGCGGCCTCGCCGTGCGCGGCGCCGTCGCCCAGAACGAACGCCCTCAGGCCCAACAGGCCGTAACCGAGTGGCTCGCGAAGCTGGGGCTGTGA
- a CDS encoding cyclophilin-like fold protein — protein MRKLGVALAFAFFGFVASDAAERRIPLQILIDGKTYAAALEDNVTARDIAARLPLELDMKRFGGHEFYAELPFRPEFAAERTSQVKAGHLYYWDGWNAFVINYIDSDIAPYEVVHLGEIGDKKVCERLAAAPERIGARVESVSGVAAGENPIGDSVAAKNVPGNSPLAL, from the coding sequence ATGAGAAAGCTCGGCGTCGCGCTGGCGTTCGCGTTTTTCGGCTTCGTCGCATCCGACGCGGCGGAAAGGAGAATACCCTTGCAGATCCTCATCGACGGGAAAACCTATGCCGCCGCGCTCGAAGACAACGTCACCGCGCGCGACATCGCCGCGCGCCTGCCTCTGGAACTGGACATGAAACGCTTCGGCGGGCACGAGTTCTACGCCGAGCTGCCCTTCCGCCCGGAGTTCGCCGCGGAACGCACCTCGCAGGTCAAGGCGGGACACCTCTATTACTGGGACGGCTGGAACGCCTTCGTCATCAACTACATCGACAGCGACATTGCCCCCTACGAGGTCGTCCACCTCGGCGAAATCGGCGACAAGAAAGTCTGCGAACGGCTGGCCGCTGCGCCGGAACGGATCGGCGCGCGCGTCGAAAGCGTGTCCGGCGTTGCCGCCGGCGAGAACCCTATTGGCGACTCCGTTGCGGCGAAAAACGTCCCCGGCAATTCGCCGCTCGCATTGTGA
- a CDS encoding SDR family oxidoreductase, whose translation MKDVMIWTGAGQIGMAIARRVGFGMKIVVGDKRLENAEAIARTMNEAGFDAVAVETDISSRDSVRALIAEAQRYGRITRFVNAAGVSPSQAPVPVILKVDLYGTAMLLEEVGSVIARGGTGVTISSQSGHRMPALTPAEDELLACTPAEELLSLPLLQPKNVRDTLHAYQLAKRCNVKRVMAEAVKWGERGARLNSISPGIIVTPLALDEFNGPRGEFYRTMFAKCPAGRPGTADEVANVAELLMGPQGAFITGADFLVDGGATASFFYGPLRPQK comes from the coding sequence ATGAAAGACGTGATGATTTGGACCGGCGCCGGGCAGATCGGCATGGCCATCGCCCGCCGCGTCGGCTTCGGAATGAAGATCGTCGTCGGCGACAAGCGTCTGGAAAACGCCGAAGCCATCGCCAGGACCATGAATGAGGCCGGATTCGACGCCGTCGCCGTGGAAACCGACATCTCCTCGCGCGACTCGGTGCGCGCCCTGATCGCTGAAGCGCAGCGATACGGCAGGATCACGCGCTTTGTCAACGCCGCCGGCGTATCGCCCAGCCAGGCGCCCGTGCCCGTGATTTTAAAAGTCGACCTTTACGGCACGGCCATGCTGCTTGAAGAAGTGGGCAGCGTCATCGCCCGCGGCGGCACCGGCGTGACCATCTCCAGCCAGTCGGGGCACCGTATGCCGGCGCTCACCCCTGCCGAGGACGAACTGCTGGCCTGCACGCCGGCGGAGGAGTTGCTGTCGCTGCCTCTGCTGCAGCCGAAAAACGTCCGCGACACGCTGCATGCCTATCAGCTGGCCAAACGCTGCAACGTCAAGCGCGTCATGGCCGAAGCGGTCAAGTGGGGCGAGCGCGGCGCGCGCCTCAACTCCATCTCGCCCGGCATCATCGTCACGCCGCTGGCGCTGGACGAATTCAACGGACCGCGCGGCGAATTCTACAGGACCATGTTCGCCAAATGCCCGGCCGGTCGTCCCGGCACCGCCGACGAAGTGGCGAACGTCGCCGAACTGCTCATGGGGCCGCAGGGCGCTTTCATTACCGGCGCCGACTTTCTCGTCGACGGCGGCGCCACGGCTTCGTTTTTTTACGGTCCGCTCAGGCCGCAGAAATGA
- a CDS encoding flavodoxin encodes MPGNLIVYYSRKGQNYVNGSIVNLKKGNTEVAAEFVQKAVGGDLFEVEPVKDYAADYAACTEEARAELRANARPALKRYLDSLDGYDTVFVCGPCWWGTFPMAVFSLLERLDFAGKKVLPLMTHEGSGLGSCKRSLKSLCKGASFGAGLAVHGAEAAASEAVIAAWAKANV; translated from the coding sequence ATGCCGGGAAATCTGATCGTCTACTATTCGCGCAAGGGGCAGAATTACGTCAACGGCTCGATCGTCAACCTGAAAAAAGGCAACACGGAGGTCGCCGCCGAGTTCGTTCAAAAAGCCGTCGGCGGCGACCTGTTCGAGGTCGAGCCCGTCAAGGACTATGCGGCGGACTACGCCGCCTGCACCGAGGAAGCCCGAGCCGAGCTGCGCGCCAACGCTCGTCCCGCGCTGAAAAGATACCTCGACTCGCTCGACGGCTACGACACGGTTTTCGTCTGCGGCCCCTGCTGGTGGGGCACCTTCCCGATGGCTGTGTTCTCGTTGCTGGAGCGCCTTGACTTCGCCGGCAAAAAAGTGCTGCCGCTGATGACGCACGAGGGCAGCGGCCTCGGCAGCTGCAAACGTTCGCTCAAATCCCTGTGCAAGGGGGCCTCGTTCGGCGCGGGGCTGGCCGTCCACGGCGCCGAAGCGGCCGCCTCCGAAGCCGTTATCGCCGCTTGGGCAAAGGCGAACGTGTGA
- a CDS encoding ABC transporter substrate-binding protein, which produces MKKFAALVLAVWVTAGAAGAAERPKVTIYTSMYEDIIEAMTDVLAEKFPDYDVEFFYGGTGTLQAKIAAEMDTQKLGCDILMVADPSYALELKAKGLLHPYVSKEAAHLAFEYDAEGCWYPVRVSNMILAYNPEKYGKEDVPRTFGDFAGESMKGVGSMSNPLTSGTALVAISALKDKYGYGYYDRLGANRVMVESGSVALTKLETGECKEIMILEESVLKKREEEGSAIEVIYPEDGTICVPSPIMTVKDEWSAHGHEKVCEELTDWFLSAEGQKYIVKAWMHSVRKDHPEAPYDAAATAGIVANSMPVNWQRCLDERAELRTNFEERVKNAAR; this is translated from the coding sequence ATGAAAAAGTTTGCGGCTCTGGTTCTGGCGGTATGGGTGACGGCCGGCGCGGCCGGCGCGGCGGAGAGGCCCAAGGTGACGATCTACACCTCGATGTACGAGGACATCATCGAGGCGATGACGGACGTGCTCGCGGAAAAGTTCCCCGACTACGACGTCGAGTTCTTCTACGGCGGCACCGGCACACTGCAGGCCAAGATCGCGGCGGAGATGGACACTCAAAAGCTGGGCTGCGACATCCTCATGGTGGCCGACCCGTCCTACGCGCTGGAGCTGAAGGCGAAGGGCCTCCTGCATCCCTACGTTTCCAAGGAAGCGGCGCATCTGGCCTTCGAATACGACGCGGAGGGGTGCTGGTATCCCGTGCGCGTCAGTAACATGATCCTGGCGTACAATCCCGAGAAGTACGGGAAAGAAGACGTGCCCCGCACGTTCGGCGATTTCGCCGGCGAATCCATGAAAGGCGTCGGTTCCATGTCCAACCCGCTCACCTCGGGCACGGCGCTGGTCGCCATCTCGGCGCTGAAGGACAAGTACGGCTACGGGTATTACGACAGGCTGGGCGCCAACCGCGTCATGGTCGAGTCCGGCTCGGTGGCGCTGACCAAGCTGGAGACGGGCGAATGCAAGGAGATCATGATCCTCGAGGAATCGGTGCTGAAAAAGCGCGAGGAAGAAGGCAGCGCCATCGAAGTGATCTATCCCGAAGACGGCACGATCTGCGTGCCCTCGCCAATCATGACCGTGAAGGACGAGTGGAGCGCCCACGGCCACGAAAAAGTCTGCGAGGAATTGACGGACTGGTTCCTCTCTGCCGAGGGGCAAAAGTACATCGTCAAGGCGTGGATGCACTCCGTGCGCAAGGATCACCCCGAAGCGCCCTACGACGCGGCCGCCACCGCCGGCATCGTCGCCAACTCCATGCCCGTGAACTGGCAGCGCTGCCTCGACGAACGCGCCGAACTGAGAACGAACTTCGAAGAGCGCGTCAAGAACGCCGCCAGATAA